A region from the Bos indicus isolate NIAB-ARS_2022 breed Sahiwal x Tharparkar chromosome 14, NIAB-ARS_B.indTharparkar_mat_pri_1.0, whole genome shotgun sequence genome encodes:
- the TCF24 gene encoding transcription factor 24 produces the protein MSLPMQRGSRSTQPHSTAPQVPEDVGGSCRGDPAPSLAHKQSSPRTSPHKRRTRSAGRRWSDRRGPGHADPARRFNSRAAEPNPAQPLQEREAAMDRGGPAGSPLISSSEPAPPVVAVRDLSPGRTGPGPSGPGGGARSGGGRPAAANAARERSRVQTLRHAFLELQRTLPSVPPDTKLSKLDVLLLATTYIAHLTRSLQDDAEAPADPGLGALRGDGYLHPVKKWPMRSRLYIGATGQFLKHPVSGEKTNHDNIPTDSQP, from the exons ATGAGTCTCCCGATGCAGAGAGGCTCCCGGAGCACGCAGCCCCACAGCACAGCACCACAGGTGCCAGAGGACGTCGGCGGGTCCTGCCGTGGTGATCCGGCGCCTAGCTTGGCCCACAAGCAGTCTTCGCCTCGCACGAGCCCGCATAAAAGGCGCACCCGATCCGCTGGACGAAGATGGAGTGACCGGCGCGGTCCAGGCCACGCAGACCCGGCTAGACGCTTCAATTCCCGAGCAGCGGAGCCGAACCCCGCACAGCCCCTACAGGAAAG GGAAGCCGCTATGGACCGCGGCGGCCCCGCAGGCAGCCCCCTGATCTCCAGCAGCGAGCCCGCGCCCCCGGTAGTCGCAGTCCGAGACTTGAGCCCCGGACGGACCGGGCCGGGACCCTCGGGCCCAGGCGGCGGCGCGCGGTCGGGAGGCGGGCGGCCGGCGGCCGCGAACGCGGCGCGGGAGCGCAGCCGCGTGCAGACTCTGCGGCACGCCTTCCTGGAGCTGCAGCGCACGCTGCCGTCGGTGCCGCCGGACACAAAGCTGTCCAAGCTGGACGTGCTGCTGCTGGCCACCACCTATATTGCGCACCTCACCCGCAGCCTGCAGGACGACGCCGAGGCGCCGGCGGACCCAGGACTGGGCGCCCTTCGCGGGGATGGTTACCTACACCCGGTCAAG aaatgGCCCATGCGATCAAGATTGTACATTGGTGCTACTGGTCAGTTTCTGAAGCATCCTGTCTCTGGAGAAAAAACAAATCATGACAATATTCCAACAGACTCTCAGCCTTAG